Within the Enterococcus hirae ATCC 9790 genome, the region AGTTAGGGTCAGATTTACAAATCGAAAGATTCAAACAGATGTTGACCGTCTATCAGGGGACATCTGCTAGTCATTATCTTCGTTTACCAGGATATAAATATTATTACTATCAACAAAATGGAGAGGATCAAGTCGTCTTTGGTTACCAGATCAAAGGAAATAAATGCTTTGTTTTGGGAGACCCGATTGGCAATCCTAAAATGATTCGTCCTGCTATTACAGAATTTATGCAAAAAGCTGATTGCTTAGGGTATCAAATTGCTTTTTACAAGATCTCAGAAAAATATGTGGTAATGTTGCATGAATTAGGTTTTCATTTTACAAAAGTCGGCGAAGTAGGAATGGCAGATTTGACTACAGAAGAAATGCCTTGGGTCAATCAACAGCTAGAGTACCAGCGTCTAACTAATGAAGGCTATCATTTCACTTGGTACGAACAATTACCTGAGGAATTATTAGCTGCGGTGAGCGAGGTTTCGGATCAGTGGTTACATGGTGCGAGAGAAAAGCATTTTTCTGTTGGGCGTTTTGACAAATCTTATCTGTTAGCCAGCGGTGTTGGAGTGGTACGCAAAGAACAAAAAGTGGTCGGATTTATTACAGAGCAACCAATATCTGAAAGCCAAGCAGGCTATGATCTATTACGTGTATTGCCAGATGAACCTGCTGAACTATCCGATTATTTATTAGTCAATCTATTTGTTGTCTACCAAGAAAAGGGCTATCTTGAGACAAATCTTGGTTTAGCTCCGTTAGCAAATGTAGGGGAAACAGACTTTGCATTCTTTCAAGAGCGCATCATGCATATTGTTTATAATTATGGTAGTTTTTTTTACTCCTTTCAATCGACCTATGAAGAAAAACTGCGCTATGTCACTCGTTGGGAAGGTCGCTATTTTGCTTACATGAAGGGAAGCAGTTTTACATTTGCCACATTACAGTTGTTTATACTAATTGGGAAGGGAAAAGAAAAAAGTATCAGTTTTGCAGAAGAAGTATTAACGGAATTGTAAATTGCGTAAATAGAGGAATAACTGGTGACGTATTTTAGCTACCCATAGTTTAAAACGTAAAAAAGCGATTGACGGTAGCTAGAGACAATGAATGTGGTCGAAGGATGGTTTGTTTTATCTGTAGACAGAAAAGGTCTGAGAAAACCGCTAAGATCGTAAACACGTCACTCGTATGAGCTATACTTTTATTTTTCTCTGTGATAGAATACTTGCGACTTAGACTTTTTGAATGGGTGAGAGGATGGAACTGATAGAAAAAGCACCAGCTAAGATCAATTTGGGATTAGATGTCTTGTACAAGCGTCCCGATGAGTATCACGAGCTGGAAATGGTAATGTCGAGTGTAGATTTAGCAGATCACTTATTCTTTGAAGAGATACCTGAGGATCGAATCATCGTAGAAACGAATAAGGCATTTTTGCCAGTAGATCAACGAAATAACGTTTATCAAGCAGCAACATTGCTTAAGAATAAGTATCATATCAAAAAAGGCGTAAAAATATTTGTGAAAAAAAATATTCCAGTTGCAGCTGGACTGGGTGGGGGCAGCACAGATTGTGCAGCTGCACTGAGAGGGATCAATCAACTATGGAATCTCGGTTGTTCTCTGGAAGAATTAGCTGAGATTGGTTTGGAAGTTGGTACGGATGTGCCTTATTGTGTTTATGGTAATACTGCGTTTGTTGGCGGCAAAGGAGAAGTGGTCCAAGTTCTCCCTTCAATGCCTCAGTGTTGGGTAATCTTGGTGAAACCTAAAATGAGTGTTTCGACTAGGACCGTCTTCAAAGAAGTAGATGCGCAAAAAATCCAGCATCAGAACATTCCTAGACTAGTGGAGGCAATCCAGCAACAAGATTACCATACGATGATTCAATACATGGGAAATAGTTTAGAAGATGTTACCGGCAAACGTCATCCAATTATCCATCAAATCAAAGAACGCATGTTAAAGTATGGGGCAGATGCCGCTTTGATGAGCGGAAGCGGACCGACAGTCTTTGCCTTATGTCAACATTATTCAAGAGCACAAAGAGTCTATAACGGGCTGAAAGGTTTCTGTGATGAAGTATATTTAGTACGCACGTTGTAAAATAGGCCAGAACTAGTTGTTGCTAAGAGATGAAGAATAAAAAATCTACAAAACAGAAGAAGCTGTTTTGAGATTTTTTTTGAGTTGGTTGCAGCTTAGTTACTCTAAACGTTATTTATTCTATTTAGAAATTGGAAAAAATGGTCTAGATAACTTGTTGGGCTCTCAGTAACATGAATAAACTATCATTCATTTTACGGTTTACATTGAATTTATTCGTATAAATCAGAAATTGAAGGATTTCTATTGACTCTATTTTTTTATTCTGATACATTAAGTTCCGTTGATAAATCGTAATTTTACGATTTGTTCGAAAGGAGAGTCTTATGAAAAAATATATGATTGGTTTAACACTAGCTGTAGGGATGTTTTTATTAGCGGCTTGTGGTGGTACGAACCAAAAGGATTCAAAGAAAAATGAGTTAACGATTGTTACGACCTTTTATCCGATGTATGAATTTACGAAAGAAGTAGTTGGAAATGAAGGAAACGTCAAGTTGTTGATCCCATCTGGGACTGAACCGCATGATTTTGAACCTAGTGCAAAACAACAAGCAGAAATCGCTGATGCGGATGTGTTTGTTTATAATAGTCCAGATATGGAATTTTTTGTTGATTCATTGAAAGATTCTGTCGATACGAATAAAACATTGATGATTGAAGCAGCTAAAGGAATTGATCGTCTGAAATCAGCAGAAGAAGACCATGACCATGATCATGAACATGAAGAAGCTTCTTCTGAAAGTCATTCGCATGAGTATGATCCACATATTTGGTTAGATCCTGTGTTAGCAATCAAAGAGGTCAAAACAATTGCTTCAGAGCTTGGGAAAAAGTATCCTGATAAAAAGGCAACTTTTGATAAAAATGCGGATGCTTATATCAAAAAATTAGAAAACCTGAACCAAAAATATACGGATGCACTCAAAGATGCCAAAAACCGCACGTTTGTGACGCAACATGCCGCATTTGCGTATTTAGCGAATCAGTATGATTTACACCAACAAGCGATTGCAGGGGTAACGCCTGATCAAGAACCCACACCAAGCCGCTTAGCTGAACTAAAAGATTTTGTGAACAAAAATAAGATTAAAGTGATTTATTTTGAAGAAAATGCGTCATCCAAAGTGGCAGAAACATTGTCGAAAGAAACGGGTGTTAAATTAGAAGTATTGAATCCATTAGAGAGTTTGACAAGTGAACAAATCAAAGCGGGTGAAAATTATATTTCGGTAATGGAAGAGAACTTAAAAGCGTTAAAAGAAAGTATTAATTAAGAACGGAGGCATTTCGCGTGCATTATATCGAAATATCCGATTTGACTTTTTATTATGATGAAGAACCTGTATTAGAAGATGTGTCTTATCACGTTGATGCAGGAGAGTTCGTTATTCTAACAGGAGAAAACGGTGCAGCAAAATCAACATTGATCAAAGCTTCCTTAGGCTTGTTAAAACCTTCTAAGGGAACAGTGAAAATCGCCCCAAAAAATCAAGAAGGACAAAAATTAAGTATTGGTTACATTCCCCAACAAGTGGCATCTTTTAATGCTGGCTTTCCAAGTACAGTCTTAGAATTGGTTCGTTCCGGTCGCTATCCGAGAGGACGTTGGTTCAAACGGCTTTCTGAAAAAGATCATCAGCATGTTAAACGAGCTTTAGAATCTGTTGGAATGTGGGAGATGCGTCATCGACGGATCGGAGAATTATCCGGTGGACAGAAACAACGGATTAGCTTAGCCCGTATTTTTGCGACTGACCCAGATTTATTTATATTGGATGAACCGACAACGGGAATGGATGAAGAATCTCGTAATGAATTTTATCGACTATTGCGTCATAGTGCCCATGAACATGGCAAGGCAATTTTGATGATTACTCATGATCATGAGGATATCAAGCAATATGCGGATCGACAAATTCGTTTGGTAAGAAAGGAGGATTC harbors:
- a CDS encoding metal ABC transporter substrate-binding protein; this encodes MKKYMIGLTLAVGMFLLAACGGTNQKDSKKNELTIVTTFYPMYEFTKEVVGNEGNVKLLIPSGTEPHDFEPSAKQQAEIADADVFVYNSPDMEFFVDSLKDSVDTNKTLMIEAAKGIDRLKSAEEDHDHDHEHEEASSESHSHEYDPHIWLDPVLAIKEVKTIASELGKKYPDKKATFDKNADAYIKKLENLNQKYTDALKDAKNRTFVTQHAAFAYLANQYDLHQQAIAGVTPDQEPTPSRLAELKDFVNKNKIKVIYFEENASSKVAETLSKETGVKLEVLNPLESLTSEQIKAGENYISVMEENLKALKESIN
- the ispE gene encoding 4-(cytidine 5'-diphospho)-2-C-methyl-D-erythritol kinase: MELIEKAPAKINLGLDVLYKRPDEYHELEMVMSSVDLADHLFFEEIPEDRIIVETNKAFLPVDQRNNVYQAATLLKNKYHIKKGVKIFVKKNIPVAAGLGGGSTDCAAALRGINQLWNLGCSLEELAEIGLEVGTDVPYCVYGNTAFVGGKGEVVQVLPSMPQCWVILVKPKMSVSTRTVFKEVDAQKIQHQNIPRLVEAIQQQDYHTMIQYMGNSLEDVTGKRHPIIHQIKERMLKYGADAALMSGSGPTVFALCQHYSRAQRVYNGLKGFCDEVYLVRTL
- a CDS encoding metal ABC transporter ATP-binding protein, encoding MHYIEISDLTFYYDEEPVLEDVSYHVDAGEFVILTGENGAAKSTLIKASLGLLKPSKGTVKIAPKNQEGQKLSIGYIPQQVASFNAGFPSTVLELVRSGRYPRGRWFKRLSEKDHQHVKRALESVGMWEMRHRRIGELSGGQKQRISLARIFATDPDLFILDEPTTGMDEESRNEFYRLLRHSAHEHGKAILMITHDHEDIKQYADRQIRLVRKEDSPWRCFHMNS